A single window of Leishmania panamensis strain MHOM/PA/94/PSC-1 chromosome 35 sequence DNA harbors:
- a CDS encoding receptor-type adenylate cyclase a-like protein (TriTrypDB/GeneDB-style sysID: LpmP.35.3250), with product MLQTQQLMMNHCKGGSTHPSVTLLLLLLLLVPCAPVSAESDNLCNFFDVQCVLLQTSEKSSIALNAADATAQKALIACTRESLTDPSTWTPTDGSGSTLNVYMSTLSDVHLSSIVAASSSTSSTLVTSISEGVLDTRSMSNHVYFTNADPATEMLGLLSYVMTSGVPPKMGFVYASTATGGTSAGAAVYEEFLRRSNELAYTGTVTTYDAAQTYDAAKFAAFVDHFLEGTSVMFFFPPASSDTNRMFARLISQSNVSNLLMPSWLIATAASQYLAATSPSVPASNVIVSSTNPHPQDTNFAVSMAQFTKDYGSVDPTLASSSADGVEAVAGWITAQATVATLQPYTLWTEPPTQQSYFNSLFQQRFYTIGGEIVLGAYSSACNVGGRMVILYSLTKMYDGAKNAYYGLTSVPNAILRLKPWECHAADVTLRVDKMVRAGYVQYQAIGENSDYMTTQMENTISSSMGSATFTSTTIGPLESLSSAAWQAVLGSSSATAVFGAASVGVDKSPVQQVLVDPVFLHPTLYQNVSSVVYLTATNEQQLGAVATWVAQSAIAPDVRAVVRNSGDSATAMQSTLHRIMADAGVTIKSTRTLDAGKALSSSDFPTSGLVLLTGVILSDIGTLAAYMQSNVDTRVILLFDEMTQWYREIQIKFTTLPTSSGERLLFLTNLPPWVQKSRDVSTLSTSFLNTAIGPNYHSPASMRGYVALRALSMMGSNAANPSSRGLLDALYTQQVLQVDDLTMGPFQRTGCKYSMESKNVECTGVVNGGASGIYLWSYSDMLMEANGPIAGPYVVDLFGHVETADVGNSSSSAQEQTSPTPKVTIITSVIMGAVIVAVMAAAGIIFVFGFGDSRDNRNAPKDDSKPVTLIFTDIESSTALWATAPQAMAAAVALHHKLARQLIIKHKCYEVKTIGDSFMIACKEPFAAVQLARDLQLELQQADWGSTIIDDAYASFGKQTGGTSPSECGTSPWSGLRVRAGIHCGLVEVHLDKVTKGYDYYGNVVNTAARTESISCGGQVICTSSVVEALTEEEQSTVQFVPLGPHQLRGVTAPIEMYELRTVPSRIFLSSARDVQANPLASFAVGTNAGSAPNLKEGNPILVEEEPTIETPAGIESVAEVLDVYFSPYTCQQKIKLLLKTCKCFCLPDPPRQMFTSKDAYLHALMLTVATRTSAVIDFLHKKKKGDGIGPTAEIKDNAASLEMAGHRDAAPGLHRHSSVFLSDVESPVAGEVKRRRTIMIDWPEEKQSSQETLGSTMVLVLDSGELLTLSNNPSTGLTEKPLKEVCKTTTVYLNGTPGISGDEVSACFGNGNGLLFRIIDKATKRWAFYNDTTNFSMHIYFSVGRASTVEWGPDVAGRVTQAESTGWYEGDLLVPPLATKVLMTGHVNGYKMRYSATVFNGSE from the coding sequence atGCTGCAGACACAACAGCTCATGATGAATCACTGCAAAGGCGGCAGTACGCATCCATCAGTTacgcttctgctcctcctgttgctgctcgtCCCCTGCGCTCCCGTGTCGGCTGAGAGTGACAACCTATGCAATTTCTTTGATGTTCAGTGCGTTCTTCTGCAGACGTCGGAGAAGTCGAGTATCGCGCTGAACGCCGCGGATGCTACTGCTCAAAAGGCCTTGATTGCTTGCACGCGCGAGAGCCTGACGGACCCTTCAACATGGACACCTACAGACGGCTCGGGTAGTACGCTGAATGTGTACATGTCTACGCTCTCTGACGTGCATCTGAGCAGTATAGTGGCAGCGTCATCATCCACCAGCTCCACACTAGTCACCTCCATATCTGAAGGCGTACTCGACACGAGAAGTATGTCCAACCATGTGTACTTCACAAACGCCGATCCTGCAACGGAGATGTTGGGGTTGCTGTCGTATGTAATGACGAGTGGAGTCCCTCCGAAAATGGGCTTCGTATACGCGAGCACGGCTACAGGCGGAACCAGTGCGGGTGCTGCGGTGTACGAAGAGTTTCTGAGACGCAGCAACGAGCTTGCCTACACCGGCACTGTCACAACCTATGACGCGGCCCAGACCTACGATGCAGCGAAGTTTGCGGCGTTTGTGGACCACTTTTTGGAAGGTACCTCTGTCatgttcttcttcccccctgcTAGCAGCGATACCAACCGCATGTTTGCGAGGCTTATTTCGCAGTCAAATGTAAGTAACCTCCTGATGCCTTCGTGGCTAATcgctaccgccgcctcccAGTACCTCGCTGCAACGTCTCCATCCGTACCTGCCAGCAACGTAATTGTGTCCTCCACAAACCCACACCCCCAAGACACCAACTTTGCAGTATCAATGGCTCAGTTCACAAAGGACTACGGTAGCGTCGACCCAACACTCGCTTCCAGCAGTGCGGATGGCGTAGAAGCCGTCGCAGGCTGGATCACTGCCCAAGCAACTGTGGCGACGCTACAGCCCTATACTCTTTGGACCGAGCCGCCAACCCAGCAGAGCTATTTCAACAGTCTGTTTCAGCAGCGCTTCTACACCATCGGTGGGGAGATTGTTCTTGGAGcgtacagcagcgcgtgcaaCGTGGGCGGCCGTATGGTGATTTTGTACTCCTTAACAAAGATGTATGATGGAGCAAAGAACGCCTACTATGGGCTGACGTCGGTGCCCAATGCGATTCTGAGGCTGAAGCCATGGGAGTGCCACGCGGCGGATGTCACGTTGCGCGTTGACAAGATGGTGCGGGCAGGCTACGTGCAGTATCAAGCCATTGGCGAAAACTCCGATTACATGACAACACAAATGGAGAACACCATTTCATCTTCCATGGGCTCAGCCACCttcaccagcaccaccattGGCCCCTTAGAGAGCCTATCTAGTGCTGCCTGGCAGGCCGTACTCGGCAGCTCATCGGCCACAGCTGTGTTTGGAGCCGCTTCCGTTGGCGTTGACAAAAGCCCCGTGCAGCAAGTTTTGGTAGACCCTGTATTTCTGCACCCGACTCTTTACCAGAATGTGAGCAGCGTCGTCTACCTGACAGCGACCAACGAGCAGCAGTTGGGTGCGGTGGCAACGTGGGTAGCGCAGTCGGCCATCGCCCCAGATGTGCGCGCCGTGGTGCGGAACTCCGGTGACTCGGCGACTGCGATGCAGAGCACGCTGCACCGAATCATGGCGGACGCTGGCGTCACCATAAAATCTACGAGAACGTTAGATGCTGGTAAGGCGCTGTCCTCTAGCGACTTTCCGACATCCGGTCTTGTGTTGCTGACTGGAGTCATACTGAGCGACATCGGCACACTGGCGGCGTACATGCAAAGTAACGTAGATACACGGGTGATACTCCTGTTCGATGAAATGACGCAGTGGTACCGTGAAATCCAAATCAAGTTCACGACCctgcccacctcctccggcgAACGTCTGCTTTTTCTGACGAACCTGCCGCCCTGGGTGCAAAAGAGCCGGGACGTATCTACACTATCTACATCATTTCTCAATACTGCGATTGGGCCAAACTACCACTCACCAGCCTCGATGCGAGGCTACGTCGCGTTGCGCGCGCTCAGCATGATGGGTAGCAATGCCGCAAACCCATCGAGTCGTGGGCTCTTGGATGCACTCTACACACAACAGGTTTTGCAGGTGGATGACCTCACAATGGGCCCTTTCCAGCGCACGGGGTGTAAGTACTCGATGGAAAGTAAAAACGTGGAGTGCACTGGCGTCGTGAACGGCGGCGCGAGTGGCATCTACTTGTGGTCCTACTCGGACATGCTAATGGAAGCCAATGGGCCAATCGCTGGGCCGTATGTTGTCGACCTCTTCGGTCACGTCGAAACAGCCGATgtgggcaacagcagcagcagcgcccaaGAGCAGACTAGCCCCACACCGAAGGTAACCATCATCACCTCCGTGATTATGGGCGCGGTCATTGTGGCTGTGATGGCCGCCGCTGGCATCATCTTTGTCTTCGGCTTTGGCGACAGCCGCGACAACCGCAACGCGCCAAAGGACGATAGCAAGCCTGTGACGCTCATATTCACGGATATTGAGAGCAGCACGGCGCTCTgggcgacagcgccgcaggccatggcggccgcggtggcgctgcatcACAAGCTGGCTCGCCAGCTGATTATCAAGCACAAGTGCTACGAAGTCAAGACAATTGGCGACTCCTTCATGATTGCGTGTAAAGAGCCGTTCGCCGCTGTGCAACTCGCGCGCGACCTTCAGCTAGAGCTTCAGCAAGCTGACTGGGGATCGACGATCATTGATGACGCCTACGCGTCGTTCGGAAAACAGACCGGGGGCACCAGCCCCAGCGAATGCGGGACGAGCCCGTGGAGCGGTCTACGCGTTCGTGCCGGAATTCACTGCGGTCTGGTGGAGGTACACCTCGACAAGGTGACCAAAGGCTACGACTACTACGGCAACGTCGTCAACACGGCTGCACGCACGGAGAGCATCAGCTGCGGTGGACAAGTCATCTGCACCTCGAGCGTGGTGGAAGCCCtcaccgaggaggagcaaagcACTGTACAGTTTGTGCCCCTCGGTCCGCACCAGCTACGCGGCGTTACAGCACCGATCGAGATGTACGAACTGCGCACGGTGCCAAGCCGCATCTTCCTTTCAAGCGCGCGTGATGTCCAGGCAAACCCGCTGGCGTCGTTCGCCGTCGGCACCAATGCTGGCAGTGCCCCCAACTTAAAAGAGGGCAATCCGATcctggtggaggaggagcccaCCATCGAGACGCCGGCGGGCATCGAATCGGTGGCAGAGGTTCTGGACGTATACTTCAGCCCCTACACGTGTCAGCAGAAGATCAAGTTGCTCCTGAAGACGTGTAAGTGCTTTTGCCTGCCAGACCCTCCGCGCCAAATGTTCACGTCCAAGGATGCATACCTACACGCCCTGATGCTTACGGTGGCCACGCGCACGTCGGCCGTGATCGACTTCCTccacaagaagaagaagggcgatGGGATTGGCCCTACGGCTGAAATCAAGGACAACGCCGCGTCGCTAGAGATGGCAGGCCACCGAGATGCCGCGCCGGGATTGCACCGGCACAGTAGTGTCTTCCTCAGCGATGTGGAATCGCCAGTTGCAGGGGAAGTGAAGCGACGGCGCACCATCATGATTGACTGGCCTGAGGAGAAGCAGTCGAGCCAAGAGACCTTGGGCAGCACCATGGTATTGGTGCTGGACAGCGGCGAGCTGCTAACGTTATCCAACAATCCCAGTACAGGTCTCACCGAGAAGCCGCTGAAGGAGGTCTGCAAGACGACGACAGTGTACCTGAACGGCACCCCAGGAATCAGCGGCGATGAAGTGAGCGCTTGCTTTGGGAACGGTAATGGGCTGCTCTTCCGCATCATTGACAAGGCGACGAAGCGGTGGGCTTTCTACAATGATACTACTAACTTTTCTATGCATATTTACTTCTCTGTCGGCCGCGCGAGCACGGTGGAGTGGGGCCCGGATGTTGCTGGAAGAGTCACCCAAGCGGAGAGCACAGGCTGGTATGAGGGTGACCTGCTCGTGCCACCTCTTGCGACGAAGGTGCTCATGACGGGCCACGTCAACGGGTACAAAATGCGATACAGCGCGACGGTGTTCAACGGCAGTGAGTAG
- a CDS encoding nucleic acid binding protein, putative (TriTrypDB/GeneDB-style sysID: LpmP.35.3260), with protein MSSLSSPMPLAPPPALLPVEEPPIGTQPAAHLASDTYSQKTPFNSAASAVVCDNCKTRGHLRRNCPTIKCNLCKRLGHFRRDCPQDASKRVRSAENAPCDDVNFDEEYRWSVCRNCGSSRHIQANCPVRYQALECYQCHQLGHMMTTCPQTRCYNCGTFGHSSQICHSKPHCFQCSHSGHRSSECPMRSKGRLCYQCNEPGHEAANCPQGQLCRMCHRPGHFVARCPEVVCNLCHVKGHTAGACDNVHCDNCGRNHETVHCHQQYMSPVTHARVSEGRSASLPSECISDSAVQSNNSSMSRAPDDDRSNHGVEAHPPATASCVPVVPPYIPLDAPKRDERVAIVVDGSYFERCVALRRNRSDPAYYQGITDALRYTIDYIGDIFQREPFAFWLDTDTTAFTEFVETIMPLAHREQALRMTNMRKRHLTDEMNSGGSLPNVVTKLVGGMKRQRGYTENGPGHVWVQTGVDVATATCVIELFQDRRQFQQVVLLCGDADVYPAVEYCNTLRRSSHQHADSNPVRVCGTSDSISKMYGKHQDLTDFLPRLLLDRPSHTEGGRTIEFPTFKVFRSSC; from the coding sequence aTGTCCTCTCTATCATCGCCTATGCCGCTCGCTCCACCACCGGCTCTGCTTCCGGTTGAAGAACCGCCGATCGGCACTCAGCCTGCGGCTCACTTAGCCTCCGACACCTACTCCCAAAAGACGCCCTTCAACTCCGCAGCTAGCGCAGTTGTGTGTGACAACTGCAAGACGCGCGGCCATCTCCGCCGCAACTGCCCCACGATCAAGTGCAACCTCTGTAAGCGTCTGGGTCACTTTCGGCGAGATTGCCCTCAAGACGCGTCGAAGCGAGTGCGCTCGGCCGAGAACGCGCCATGCGATGACGTCAACTTCGACGAGGAGTACCGCTGGTCCGTCTGCCGCAACTGTGGCTCGTCGCGCCACATCCAGGCCAATTGCCCCGTGCGCTACCAGGCTCTGGAGTGCTACCAGTGTCACCAGCTGGGTCATATGATGACGACCTGCCCACAGACACGCTGTTACAACTGCGGCACCTTCGGCCACAGCTCTCAAATCTGCCACAGCAAGCCGCACTGCTTCCAGTGCTCGCACTCCGGGCACCGCTCCTCGGAATGCCCCATGCGCTCCAAGGGGCGTCTGTGTTACCAGTGCAACGAGCCGGGCCACGAGGCCGCGAACTGCCCGCAAGGTCAGTTGTGCCGGATGTGTCATCGCCCCGGCCACTTCGTCGCCCGTTGTCCCGAGGTGGTGTGTAACCTTTGCCATGTGAAGGGCCACACCGCTGGCGCGTGTGACAACGTGCACTGCGACAACTGTGGCCGCAATCACGAGACGGTGCACTGTCACCAGCAATACATGTCGCCTGtgacgcacgcacgcgtctCGGAGgggcgctccgcctccttgccTAGCGAGTGCATCTCAGACAGTGCTGTCCAGTCGAACAACTCGTCTATGTCGCGCGCTCCGGATGACGATAGGAGCAATCACGGCGTTGAGGCTCATCCTCCAGCGACTGCctcgtgcgtgcctgtggtGCCTCCTTACATTCCTCTGGATGCGCCGAAGAGGGACGAGCGAGTGGCGATCGTCGTGGACGGGTCGTACTTTGagcgctgcgtcgcgctTCGCCGCAACCGCAGCGACCCTGCCTACTACCAAGGCATCACCGACGCACTGCGCTACACCATCGACTACATCGGCGACATCTTCCAGCGCGAGCCTTTCGCGTTCTGGCTCGACACGGACACCACTGCCTTCACAGAGTTCGTGGAGACAATCATGCCGCTGGCGCACCGCGAACAGGCGCTTCGCATGACCAACATGCGGAAGCGCCACTTGACGGACGAGATGAATAGTGGTGGCTCCCTGCCGAACGTTGTGACAAAGCTGGTGGGTGGCatgaagcggcagcgcgggtACACGGAGAACGGGCCTGGTCATGTGTGGGTTCAGACCGGCGTGGACGTCGCAACCGCCACGTGCGTGATTGAGCTCTTCCAAGACCGCCGGCAATTCCAGCaagtggtgctgctctgtgGCGACGCCGACGTCTATCCGGCAGTGGAGTACTGCAACACCCTCCGCCGCTCCTCGCACCAGCACGCAGACTCCAATCCAGTCCGCGTCTGCGGCACCTCAGATTCCATTTCGAAAATGTACGGAAAACATCAGGACCTCACGGACTTCCTgccgcgcctgctgctggaccGTCCCTCACACACGGAGGGCGGGCGCACGATTGAATTCCCCACCTTTAAAGTATTCAGATCCTCCTGCTAG
- a CDS encoding DNA topoisomerase III, putative (TriTrypDB/GeneDB-style sysID: LpmP.35.3270) — protein MPTWLNVAEKPSVAKEMAQSLSGGHCRTVQSQSRFNPVFEFNFEGKTMLVTSVVGHLMEDQFPPNTKNWSTYPFQGLFSAPISKYVRTDLEPVKKNLEALATRADALILWLDCDREGENICFEVMQVVQSKRPQLQVKRAHFSALTARDLLNAVHNLKLPDKRLSDAVEARQEMDLRIGATFTRYQTVKFRHLFAEVPGVLSFGPCQFPTLGFVVRRYWKQQGFVPEDFFTLQVQHGDTKFYSSRGSLYDQVAATLIYEDMLQAAAAEEHKGHITNVQQRPSRRRPPVPLATVIMQKLAATHLRISSERCMTLAESLYQEGLISYPRTETDSYTFQESELLELIRLQIANPDVAEYATAMLADIAARVRPPLRGGHDDKAHPPIHPTKAWNATRDERGSLYNLIVRHFLASLSPDAVAATTRVSAEFGGESFSTGGTTIVQRGWLDIFPYERWDSTCIPNYQIGDTFEPTTVLLKKGRTSAPPHLTESRLISLMDSNGIGTDATIAQHIKTVLDREYVRREGQSLVPTTLGIALASAYESLGLASLLQPQLRAQMELAMGDIANGAATKAQVVAAAVQLYEEIFSRLMASTGAFYEELKRHLRLAAETDAHAVQVTVVKDNFIQCGTCGRHMDLVERAGERDHDREVWSVRCRGCNKMHRLPNGRLNTLEPVNPPHTCPLCGFVALRVTNREKQTSYHVCPHCFGSPPRAWNVTGCGTAGADALLPDIEAAAEFRCFQCTADCPLAKGLEAIGITTCIACHQHELRLRSGPNGFFLSCRGYPSCHLSVSLPAAASVKPSPSQRCPACNAVLLTFDFSGRQGVPGLNMLDTICIRCDARIKDYITVKGFLTGGASSSAMPSSAASVASTVTGTYTLPSVTSSSRRSGRGGGQRGGRSGGAAAGEANMSTGRVDTVCGCGMPVKQLVSRKEASRGKRFLTCASRKCAFFQWLD, from the coding sequence ATGCCAACGTGGCTCAATGTCGCCGAGAAACCCAGCGTTGCCAAGGAGATGGCGCAGAGCCTCTCGGGCGGTCACTGCCGCACAGTGCAATCACAGTCTCGCTTTAACCCAGTCTTCGAGTTTAACTTCGAGGGTAAGACGATGCTGGTCACGTCGGTAGTGGGTCACCTCATGGAGGACCAATTCCCACCCAACACCAAGAACTGGTCCACCTACCCATTTCAGGGTCTCTTCTCGGCACCAATCTCCAAGTACGTGCGAACCGATCTCGAACCGGTGAAGAAGAACCTCGAAGCACTCGCCACTCGAGCTGACGCGCTCATTCTGTGGCTGGACTGCGACCGGGAAGGCGAGAACATCTGCTTCGAGGTGATGCAAGTAGTGCAAAGCAAGCGACCACAGCTGCAGGTGAAGCGAGCCCACTTCTCTGCCCTCACCGCACGCGACTTGCTGAACGCCGTGCACAACCTCAAACTTCCAGACAAGCGTCTCTCAGATGCAGTGGAGGCGCGACAGGAGATGGACCTGCGCATCGGGGCGACATTTACCCGCTATCAAACGGTGAAGTTTCGCCACCTGTTTGCCGAGGTTCCCGGTGTGCTGAGCTTTGGCCCTTGTCAGTTCCCTACCCTCGGCTTTGTGGTGCGGCGCTACTGGAAACAGCAGGGATTTGTCCCGGAGGACTTCTTCACTCTTCAGGTGCAACATGGTGACACCAAGTTCTACAGCAGTCGCGGCTCCTTGTACGATCAGGTGGCGGCCACCTTGATCTACGAGGACatgctgcaggcggcggcggcggaggagcacaAGGGCCATATCACcaacgtgcagcagcgtccaAGTCGCCGACGCCCGCCAGTGCCACTGGCTACCGTCATTATGCAGAAACTGGCCGCAACGCACCTCCGCATCTCCTCTGAGCGCTGCATGACGCTGGCTGAGTCCCTCTATCAGGAAGGCCTAATCTCGTAcccacgcacagagacagacTCCTACACCTTTCAAGAGAGCGAGCTGCTAGAGCTAATTCGACTGCAAATTGCAAACCCCGACGTGGCCGAGTATGCGACAGCCATGTTGGCCGATATcgccgcgcgcgtgcgcccGCCGCTCCGCGGCGGTCACGACGACAAAGCGCACCCGCCCATTCACCCAACCAAGGCCTGGAACGCGACGCGGGACGAGCGCGGCAGTCTGTACAATCTGATTGTGCGTCACTTTCTCGCCTCACTCTCCCCCGACGCAGTCGCCGCGACAACACGGGTGTCGGCGGAGTTTGGTGGGGAGTCGTTCTCCACCGGTGGGACAACGATCGTGCAGCGCGGTTGGCTGGACATCTTCCCGTACGAGCGGTGGGACAGTACGTGCATCCCGAACTACCAGATAGGCGACACGTTTGAGCCAACAACCGTGCTGCTCAAGAAGGGCCGAACCTCAGCGCCGCCCCACCTGACGGAGTCGCGTCTCATCTCGCTGATGGACAGCAACGGTATCGGGACAGACGCCACCATTGCTCAGCACATCAAGACCGTGCTGGATCGCGAGTATGTGAGGCGGGAAGGTCAGTCGCTGGTGCCGACGACGCTGGGGATTGCCCTGGCCTCCGCCTATGAGTCCCTCGGATTGGCCAGCCTGCTGCAACCGCAGTTGCGGGCGCAGATGGAGTTGGCGATGGGCGACATCGCAAACGGCGCCGCCACAAaagcgcaggtggtggcggcagcagtgcagctcTACGAGGAGATCTTCAGTCGCCTCATGGCCAGCACAGGCGCATTTTACGAGGAACTCAAGCGACATCTGCGCCTAGCAGCGGAGACAGACGCGCATGCCGTCCAGGTCACAGTGGTGAAGGACAATTTCATCCAATGTGGAACGTGTGGCCGACACATGGACCTCGTCGAGCGCGCCGGCGAGCGCGATCACGATCGGGAGGTGTGGAgtgtgcgctgccgcgggtGCAACAAGATGCATCGGCTGCCGAACGGCCGCCTCAACACTCTGGAGCCGGTGAACCCGCCACACACCTGTCCACTGTGCGGATTCGTCGCGCTACGCGTCACAAATCGCGAGAAGCAGACGTCCTACCACGTCTGCCCACACTGTTTCGGAAGCCCGCCGAGGGCATGGAACGTGACCGGCTGTGGTACTGCCGGCGCAGATGCTCTCCTTCCCGACATCGAGGCCGCGGCCGAGTTCCGCTGCTTCCAGTGTACTGCCGACTGCCCCTTGGCGAAGGGACTCGAAGCGATAGGCATCACCACGTGCATTGCGTGCCACCAGCACGAACTGCGCCTACGCTCTGGGCCGAATGGGTTTTTTCTGTCGTGTAGGGGGTACCCCTCGTGCCACCTGAGCGTctcgctgccggcggcggcctctgTGAAGCCAAGTCcctcgcagcgctgccccgCGTGCAACGCAGTGCTTCTCACATTCGACTTTAGCGGCCGTCAAGGGGTCCCGGGGCTGAACATGCTCGACACCATCTGCATTAGATGCGACGCACGCATCAAAGACTACATAACGGTAAAGGGTTTTCTAACGGGCGGCGCAAGCTCGTCAGCAATGccaagcagcgccgcctctgtAGCCTCCACCGTGACAGGGACGTACACGCTGCCCTCAGTAACGTCTTCCTCACGCCGCagcgggaggggaggtgggcaGCGGGGTGGCCGTAGTggtggggcggcggcgggggaggCGAACATGTCCACTGGCAGAGTCGACACAGTGTGTGGATGCGGTATGCCAGTGAAGCAGCTCGTCTCACGCAAAGAAGCTTCGCGCGGCAAACGCTTCCTCACGTGTGCTAGTCGGAAGTGCGCTTTCTTTCAGTGGCTCGACTGA
- a CDS encoding 14-3-3 protein-like protein (TriTrypDB/GeneDB-style sysID: LpmP.35.3280), translated as MTETIKWKNVTIQDEVVPKHTDIKLPDDPSELIYMAKLAEEAERFDEMLLCIRKYVRLNSELDTEERNLLSVAYKNVITPRRNAWRVITSIEGRENAKETSTTLPLVVNMRKELEAELSPLCDDLLSLLDTYLIPAAQGGEAKVFYLKMKGDYHRYYAEIDPGDGQRQAALNAYQKATDVANSSLAPTHPIRLGLALNFSVFFYEIMKEHEKGFQLARQAYDEAVTELETLDDEAYHESNTIVRLLRENLNLWTDDQL; from the coding sequence ATGACGGAGACAATCAAGTGGAAAAACGTCACCATTCAAGACGAGGTGGTCCCCAAGCACACGGATATCAAGCTTCCCGATGACCCCTCCGAACTTATCTATATGGCCAAGCTGGCCGAGGAAGCGGAGCGCTTTGATGAGATGCTCCTCTGCATTCGCAAGTACGTTCGTCTGAACAGTGAGCTCGACACGGAAGAGCGCAACCTGCTGTCAGTGGCGTACAAGAACGTGATTACGCCGCGCCGCAACGCGTGGCGCGTCATCACCTCTATCGAGGGTCGCGAGAACGCCAAGGAAACCAGCACAACACTACCCTTGGTGGTGAACATGCGAAAGGAGTTAGAAGCGGAGCTCTCCCCGCTCTGCGACGACCTACTCAGTCTTCTCGACACTTACCTCATCCCGGCTGCCCAGGGCGGTGAAGCGAAGGTCTTCTACCTCAAGATGAAGGGCGACTACCACCGCTACTACGCTGAGATCGACCCCGGCGATGGCCAGCGGCAGGCAGCCTTGAATGCTTACCAAAAGGCAACCGACGTCGCGAACTCGTCCCTCGCTCCAACGCACCCGATTCGGCTCGGCCTGGCGCTGAACTTCTCCGTGTTCTTCTACGAAATCATGAAGGAGCACGAAAAGGGCTTCCAGCTGGCTCGTCAGGCATACGACGAGGCCGTGACCGAACTCGAAACGCTCGACGACGAGGCGTATCACGAGTCCAACACGAtcgtgcgcctcctccgcgagAACCTCAACTTGTGGACGGATGACCAGCTGTAA